A genomic stretch from Antarcticibacterium flavum includes:
- a CDS encoding cupin domain-containing protein produces MKSLVFTLVLLAPLFLFSQSQDYDVSSYLTEGTKAPNTHYIGEAWLNAIIHDDPELGYNITKATFLANSTLDWHKHSSVQVLIIVDGEAYYQERGKEPVILKEGDIIKCEKETEHWHSSTKDKDVTYLAFYSGEKPTVWTEVLTQEYYDKVAKKLKSN; encoded by the coding sequence ATGAAATCTCTGGTTTTTACCCTGGTTCTCTTAGCCCCTCTATTTTTATTTTCCCAAAGTCAAGATTATGATGTGTCATCCTATCTTACTGAGGGTACTAAAGCTCCAAACACCCATTACATAGGAGAGGCCTGGTTAAATGCCATCATTCATGATGATCCAGAGTTGGGTTATAATATTACAAAAGCCACTTTTTTGGCAAACTCTACACTGGACTGGCATAAGCATAGTTCAGTACAGGTTTTAATAATTGTGGATGGCGAAGCCTATTACCAGGAGAGAGGAAAAGAACCTGTAATACTCAAAGAAGGGGACATCATCAAATGTGAGAAAGAGACCGAGCACTGGCACTCTTCAACAAAGGATAAGGATGTCACCTATCTGGCTTTCTATAGTGGTGAAAAGCCAACAGTTTGGACAGAGGTACTAACACAGGAATATTATGATAAGGTAGCTAAAAAACTGAAAAGCAATTAA